Proteins from one Amycolatopsis endophytica genomic window:
- a CDS encoding TetR family transcriptional regulator, whose amino-acid sequence MSDESRPAPRPRVGRTTAGRRRLRHALTVAAIEKFSRQGYDATTVDEIASAAGVGRRTFFRYFRSKEDAIFPNHEEVLVRIEQLFATADQAQNPLEVACAGVGLVLDSYLADPDVSVKRFALTRTVPSLRDKEVASVDRYQRVLATYLRGRFQAAGDPLWDLRGSVAAAAVAAAHNHVLRRWLRSGGAEDAHAHAKEAFALVIEAFADATPSRPEGADGDDDSVVAVLRASAPLSEVVRQISQALRAGS is encoded by the coding sequence ATGTCCGACGAGTCCCGGCCCGCGCCGCGACCGCGGGTGGGCAGGACCACCGCGGGACGCAGACGCCTGCGCCACGCCCTCACCGTCGCCGCGATCGAGAAGTTCTCCCGGCAGGGGTACGACGCCACGACGGTCGACGAGATCGCCTCGGCCGCCGGGGTCGGGCGGCGCACCTTCTTCCGGTACTTCCGGTCGAAGGAGGACGCGATCTTCCCGAACCACGAGGAGGTGCTCGTCCGCATCGAGCAGCTCTTCGCCACCGCGGACCAGGCGCAGAACCCCCTGGAGGTGGCGTGCGCCGGGGTCGGCCTGGTGCTCGACTCCTACCTCGCCGACCCCGACGTCTCGGTCAAGCGCTTCGCCCTCACCCGCACCGTGCCGTCGTTGCGGGACAAGGAGGTCGCGAGCGTCGACCGCTACCAGCGCGTGCTGGCGACCTACCTGCGGGGACGGTTCCAGGCGGCCGGCGACCCGCTGTGGGACCTGCGCGGTTCGGTGGCGGCCGCGGCCGTCGCGGCGGCGCACAACCACGTCCTGCGGCGGTGGTTGCGCAGCGGCGGCGCCGAGGACGCACACGCCCACGCCAAGGAAGCGTTCGCCCTGGTGATCGAAGCCTTCGCCGACGCGACCCCGTCCCGCCCCGAGGGCGCCGACGGCGACGACGATTCGGTGGTCGCCGTGCTCAGGGCCTCGGCGCCACTGTCCGAAGTGGTCCGCCAGATCAGCCAGGCTCTGCGCGCGGGCAGCTGA
- a CDS encoding maltokinase N-terminal cap-like domain-containing protein has protein sequence MTDPRELVGALVAELPDWLPSQRWFAGKDRAITAVRPLGTTVLMTGDPLLLHLVVEVEQDDRRDPYQLLIGSQAHLPEYLGSSWIGTEKGLPCYEATGDADLTGRLLDLIVEQDRIGSLRFDREPGAEVRGGLRARPVGAEQSNTSLVFGHHSILKLFRKLTPGENPDLRLHRALHGVGSRHVADLLGSITGELHGEPVTIGMLQKFIPDAVDGWAMATTSVRDLMADPGLPPDEVGGDFAGEAQRLGQAVASVHSDLRRALGDEIADEGEFDRTVKAMRDRLDTVSRAVPELAGHTTALRAAFDKVREASGPVAMQYIHGDLHLGQVLRTVTGWLLIDFEGEPAAPAAERVALRSPLRDVAGMLRSFDYAAHQMLIGADDDPKLAERALEWARRNRSAFCDGYAKAAPGTIGDPRDHADLLRAFELDKAVYEVAYEHANRPEWLSVPLTSIARITSGGDQP, from the coding sequence GTGACCGATCCCCGTGAGCTGGTCGGCGCGCTGGTGGCCGAACTCCCGGACTGGCTGCCGTCGCAGCGGTGGTTCGCCGGGAAGGACCGGGCGATCACGGCGGTGCGGCCGCTGGGCACGACCGTCCTGATGACGGGCGACCCGCTGCTGCTCCACCTCGTCGTGGAGGTGGAGCAGGACGACCGGCGCGACCCCTACCAGCTGCTGATCGGCAGCCAGGCGCACCTGCCGGAGTACCTGGGGTCGAGCTGGATCGGCACCGAGAAGGGCCTGCCCTGCTACGAGGCCACCGGCGACGCCGACCTCACCGGCAGGCTGCTCGACCTCATCGTCGAGCAGGACCGGATCGGATCGCTGCGGTTCGACCGCGAGCCCGGCGCCGAGGTGCGCGGCGGCCTGCGGGCCCGGCCGGTGGGCGCCGAGCAGAGCAACACCTCGCTCGTCTTCGGCCACCACTCCATCCTCAAGCTGTTCCGCAAGCTCACCCCGGGCGAGAACCCGGACCTGCGCCTGCACCGGGCGCTGCACGGCGTGGGCAGCAGGCACGTCGCCGACCTGCTCGGCTCGATCACCGGCGAGCTGCACGGCGAGCCGGTGACGATCGGGATGCTGCAGAAGTTCATCCCCGACGCGGTGGACGGCTGGGCCATGGCCACCACCAGCGTGCGCGATCTGATGGCCGATCCCGGGCTGCCCCCCGACGAGGTGGGCGGCGATTTCGCCGGGGAGGCGCAGCGGCTCGGCCAGGCTGTCGCCTCCGTGCACTCCGACCTGCGGCGGGCCCTCGGCGACGAAATCGCCGACGAGGGCGAGTTCGACCGCACGGTCAAGGCGATGCGGGACCGGCTGGACACCGTGAGCCGCGCGGTGCCCGAACTGGCCGGGCACACCACCGCGCTGCGCGCCGCGTTCGACAAGGTGCGCGAGGCCAGCGGGCCGGTGGCCATGCAGTACATCCACGGTGACCTGCACCTGGGCCAGGTGCTGCGGACCGTCACCGGCTGGCTGCTGATCGACTTCGAGGGCGAGCCCGCCGCGCCGGCGGCCGAACGGGTGGCGCTGCGCTCACCACTGCGCGACGTCGCCGGGATGCTGCGCTCGTTCGACTACGCCGCGCACCAGATGCTCATCGGCGCGGACGATGACCCGAAGCTGGCCGAACGTGCGCTGGAGTGGGCGCGGCGCAACCGGTCGGCGTTCTGCGACGGCTACGCCAAGGCCGCGCCGGGCACGATCGGCGACCCGCGCGACCACGCGGACCTGCTGCGCGCGTTCGAGCTCGACAAGGCCGTCTACGAAGTGGCCTACGAACACGCCAACCGGCCGGAGTGGCTCTCCGTGCCGCTGACGTCCATCGCCCGGATCACCTCAGGAGGCGACCAACCGTGA
- the glgB gene encoding 1,4-alpha-glucan branching protein GlgB, which produces MNGVPAELPEAAPPPADIDRLLAGSHHDPHSVLGVHTEGGAVVVRALRPGARRVSVVAADAKVDLGRVVDGLFAGPVPEHPGDYRLEVDYDGHVCTIDDPYRWLPTVGELDQHLIGEGRHERLWDVLGAHPRSYETPNGVVTGTSFAVWAPTARGVRVIGDFNGWDGRSHPMRSLGGSGVWEVFIPGVEIGAHYKFRILGADGHWHEKADPMAFATEKPPATASVVTASAYEWADDAWLARRDATNWANAPMSVYEVHLGSWRPGLGYRELADALAGYVEDMGFTHVELLPVAEHPFGGSWGYQVTSYYAPTARFGHPDDFRFFVDRLHQRGIGVIVDWVPAHFPKDNWALARFDGTPLYEHADPRRGEQPDWGTYVFDFGRNEVRNFLVANALFWLEEYHLDGLRVDAVASMLYLDYSRPEGQWVPNSYGGRENLDAVRFLQELNATVYKRHPGVAMIAEESTAWPGVTRPTHLGGLGFGFKWNMGWMHDTLHYLAHDPVHRSYHHNEMTFSLVYAWSENFVLPLSHDEVVHGKGSLWGRMPGDDWNKAAGVRALLAFMWAHPGKQLLFMGGEFGQEQEWSEERSLDWHLLERPLHGGIQKLLRDLNGVYRSTPALFSADTTPEGFAWIDANDSGGNVLSFLRLGEDGSRLACVANFAGMPHHDYRVGLPAAGRWRELVNTDAGIYGGSGVGNFGAVEAELEPWHGQPASAVLQLPPNGVLWLTPEE; this is translated from the coding sequence GTGAACGGCGTCCCCGCCGAACTGCCGGAGGCGGCACCGCCGCCCGCCGACATCGACCGGCTGCTGGCCGGCTCGCACCACGACCCGCATTCGGTCCTCGGCGTGCACACCGAGGGCGGCGCGGTGGTGGTGCGCGCGCTGCGGCCCGGCGCGCGCCGGGTCAGCGTGGTCGCCGCGGACGCGAAGGTCGATCTCGGCCGGGTCGTCGACGGCCTGTTCGCCGGGCCGGTGCCGGAACACCCCGGCGACTACCGGCTGGAGGTCGACTACGACGGCCACGTGTGCACGATCGACGATCCGTACCGCTGGCTGCCCACGGTCGGCGAGCTGGACCAGCACCTGATCGGCGAGGGCAGGCACGAGCGGCTGTGGGACGTGCTCGGCGCGCACCCGCGCTCGTACGAGACGCCGAACGGGGTCGTCACCGGCACGTCGTTCGCCGTGTGGGCGCCCACCGCCCGCGGTGTGCGGGTGATCGGCGACTTCAACGGGTGGGACGGGCGTTCGCACCCGATGCGCTCGCTCGGCGGGTCCGGGGTGTGGGAGGTGTTCATCCCTGGCGTGGAGATCGGGGCGCACTACAAGTTCCGCATCCTCGGCGCCGACGGTCACTGGCACGAGAAGGCCGACCCGATGGCGTTCGCGACGGAGAAGCCGCCCGCGACGGCGTCGGTGGTCACCGCGTCGGCCTACGAGTGGGCCGATGACGCGTGGCTGGCCCGCCGCGACGCGACGAACTGGGCGAACGCGCCGATGAGCGTGTACGAGGTGCACCTCGGATCGTGGCGGCCCGGACTGGGCTACCGCGAGCTGGCCGACGCGCTGGCCGGCTACGTCGAGGACATGGGGTTCACCCACGTCGAGCTGCTGCCGGTGGCCGAGCACCCGTTCGGCGGGTCGTGGGGCTACCAGGTGACGTCGTACTACGCGCCGACCGCGCGGTTCGGGCATCCGGACGATTTCCGGTTCTTCGTCGACCGGCTGCACCAGCGCGGCATCGGCGTGATCGTGGACTGGGTGCCCGCCCACTTTCCCAAGGACAACTGGGCGCTGGCCCGCTTCGACGGCACACCGCTGTACGAGCACGCCGACCCGCGCCGTGGTGAGCAGCCGGACTGGGGCACCTACGTGTTCGACTTCGGCCGCAACGAGGTGCGCAACTTCCTGGTCGCCAACGCGCTGTTCTGGCTGGAGGAGTACCACCTGGACGGGCTGCGGGTGGATGCGGTCGCCTCGATGCTGTACCTGGACTACTCGCGGCCGGAAGGGCAGTGGGTACCCAACTCCTACGGCGGGCGGGAGAACCTGGACGCGGTGCGGTTCCTGCAGGAGCTGAACGCGACCGTCTACAAGCGACACCCCGGTGTGGCCATGATCGCCGAGGAGTCCACGGCGTGGCCGGGCGTCACGCGGCCGACCCACCTGGGCGGGCTCGGGTTCGGGTTCAAGTGGAACATGGGCTGGATGCACGACACGCTGCACTACCTGGCGCACGATCCGGTGCACCGGTCCTACCACCACAACGAGATGACGTTCTCGCTGGTGTACGCCTGGAGCGAGAACTTCGTGCTGCCGCTCTCGCACGACGAAGTGGTGCACGGCAAGGGTTCGCTGTGGGGCCGCATGCCCGGCGACGACTGGAACAAGGCCGCCGGGGTGCGGGCGCTGCTGGCGTTCATGTGGGCGCATCCGGGCAAGCAGCTGCTGTTCATGGGCGGCGAGTTCGGGCAGGAGCAGGAGTGGTCGGAGGAGCGCTCGCTGGACTGGCACCTGCTGGAGCGGCCGCTGCACGGCGGGATCCAGAAGCTGCTGCGTGACCTCAACGGCGTGTACCGGTCGACGCCCGCGTTGTTCAGCGCCGACACCACGCCGGAGGGTTTCGCGTGGATCGACGCGAACGACTCGGGCGGCAACGTGCTGAGCTTCCTGCGCCTCGGCGAGGACGGTTCGCGCCTGGCCTGCGTGGCGAACTTCGCCGGCATGCCGCACCACGACTACCGCGTGGGCCTGCCCGCGGCGGGTCGCTGGCGCGAGCTGGTCAACACCGACGCCGGCATCTACGGCGGGTCGGGGGTGGGCAACTTCGGCGCGGTCGAGGCGGAGCTGGAGCCCTGGCACGGGCAGCCGGCATCAGCGGTACTGCAACTGCCGCCGAACGGCGTGCTCTGGCTGACGCCCGAAGAATGA